A stretch of the Chelonoidis abingdonii isolate Lonesome George chromosome 11, CheloAbing_2.0, whole genome shotgun sequence genome encodes the following:
- the SYT11 gene encoding synaptotagmin-11 has protein sequence MAEIASVRPGLDVPPIVAGLIGATVLVVSVSVTVFVWTCCHQQAEKKHKPPPYKFIHMLKGISIYPETLSNKKKIIRIRRDKNGTVKETGRGNLLVDAAEIGLVGSENAPNGMNAAPCIDQLPIKVDYGDELSPDQSITPGGSKISSPSSPEEDVRLGTLTFSVDYNFPKKALVVTIQEAHGLPVMDEQTQSSDPYIKMTILPDKRHRVKTRVLRKTLDPVFDETFTFYGIPYSQLQDLVLHFLVLSFDRFSRDDVIGEVMVPLAGVDPSTGKVQLTREIIKRNIQKCISRGELQVSLSYQPVAQRMTVVVLKARHLPKMDITGLSDPYVKVNVYYGRKRIAKKKTHVKKCTLNPLFNESFIYDIPVDLLPDISIEFLVIDFDRTTKNEVVGRLILGAHSITAGGVEHWREVCENPQKQIAKWHSLSEY, from the exons ATGTGCCTCCGATTGTGGCAGGACTTATTGGTGCCACGGTCCTTGTGGTGTCTGTCTCAGTAACAGTGTTTGTGTGGACATGCTGCCAccagcaagcagaaaaaaagcaCAAACCTCCCCCTTACAAATTCATTCACATGCTGAAAGGCATTAGTATCTATCCAGAGACCTTGAGTAACAAGAAGAAGATTATCCGGATCCGCAGAGACAAGAACGGCACTGTCAAGGAGACTGGAAGAGGAAACCTTTTGGTAGATGCTGCAGAAATTGGTTTAGTGGGCTCTGAGAATGCACCAAATGGGATGAATGCAGCCCCGTGTATTGACCAGCTCCCAATAAAAGTGGATTACGGAGATGAACTAAGTCCAGATCAAAGCATCACTCCAGGAGGGAGCAAAATCTCCTCCCCATCTTCCCCAGAAGAGGATGTCCGGCTGGGAACACTGACTTTCTCAGTGGACTACAATTTCCCCAAAAAAGCATTAGTGGTGACCATTCAAGAGGCCCATGGGCTGCCAGTGATGGATGAGCAGACTCAGAGCTCTGACCCCTACATCAAGATGACAATTCTTCCAGACAAAAGGCATCGAGTGAAGACTCGTGTGTTGCGCAAGACCCTGGACCCTGTCTTTGATGAGACCTTTACCTTCTATGGGATTCCCTACAGCCAGCTCCAGGATTTGGTGCTTCACTTCCTGGTGTTGAGCTTTGATCGCTTCTCTCGAGATGATGTGATTGGAGAAGTCATGGTGCCCCTTGCTGGAGTGGATCCAAGCACTGGAAAGGTCCAGCTCACCCGGGAGATCATCAAAAGGAACATACAA AAATGCATTAGCAGAGGAGAGCTGCAAGTTTCACTGTCTTACCAGCCTGTTGCACAGAGAATGACTGTTGTGGTGCTGAAGGCTAGACATTTGCCGAAAATGGATATCACTGGCCTCTCAG ACCCCTATGTTAAGGTGAACGTTTATTATGGAAGAAAACGCATAGCAAAAAAGAAGACCCATGTGAAGAAGTGCACTTTGAATCCCCTCTTCAATGAATCCTTCATTTATGATATCCCTGTGGATCTCCTTCCTGACATCAGCATTGAATTTCTAGTCATCGACTTCGACCGCACCACAAAAAATGAGGTGGTAGGTCGGCTGATTTTGGGAGCACACAGCATCACCGCTGGAGGCGTGGAACACTGGCGAGAGGTGTGCGAAAATCCCCAAAAGCAGATTGCCAAATGGCACAGCCTGAGCGAATActag